A window from Thermodesulfobacteriota bacterium encodes these proteins:
- a CDS encoding PilZ domain-containing protein, translating to MTTPEIKTNKYTTIARLFKLISNISEEQLLILVKELLKDRFTAHLFRLIVEMTDDQQLKLIKQLEEVSAKSGNPDKRSQKRKPCLISVDYMVGNRKFKSFMLDISTFGVFIETKNLFPVGKEIIMSFTLSNHQKPFKLTGEIIWSGSQGIGAKFKYLNQHQFDIIKSYSEKMDEIYEINS from the coding sequence GTGACCACTCCAGAAATAAAAACAAATAAATATACCACCATTGCCCGTCTGTTTAAGCTGATCAGCAATATTTCCGAAGAACAGCTGTTGATTTTGGTAAAAGAGTTACTCAAAGACCGTTTTACGGCTCATTTGTTCAGGCTTATTGTTGAAATGACCGATGACCAGCAGTTAAAACTGATCAAGCAATTGGAGGAAGTGTCTGCAAAGTCGGGCAATCCGGATAAAAGAAGTCAAAAGAGAAAACCTTGCCTGATCAGTGTCGATTACATGGTGGGAAATCGTAAATTCAAAAGCTTTATGCTCGATATCAGCACTTTTGGCGTATTCATTGAAACCAAAAACCTTTTTCCGGTGGGGAAAGAAATCATCATGTCTTTTACCTTGAGTAACCATCAAAAACCCTTTAAGCTCACTGGTGAAATTATCTGGAGCGGCTCCCAGGGGATCGGGGCAAAATTTAAATATTTAAACCAGCACCAGTTTGATATCATTAAATCCTATTCGGAAAAGATGGATGAAATATATGAAATAAACAGTTAA